In the genome of Yarrowia lipolytica chromosome 1B, complete sequence, the window GGGTACGCGGTTTCCACGACTCTTCGTCCACATCGTCCCGCCCAAACTCCTTCTTTGGCGGCACAATTTCGCCGTTGCGGGTTACCAGCGACCAGATTACAAGCGTCTTGTCATCTCCGGCTGAGGCCAGCAGTTGGCCCGTGGGATCGAACCGTACCACGTTAACCGCTCCTTCGTGCTTGGTCAGGGTAGCGAGATACTCAACCGATAAGTTATCGatcgtgtctgtgtcggaAGTCTCGGGCTTGGAGACTCTCCATATTCGCACGTTACCATCTCCTCCGGCAGTTGCCAGACGGCTTCCCCCATGATATTTGCCCTTCTGCAGGTCTAGTGAATAGATTGGCTCACTGTCGGTGTGCCAATGGATCGTTAATGGTTTGGCCTTCATGATGATGCGGAATGGCCGGCGAGCGGGTATGTGTCGTCTTCAATGGGTTGTGTTGCTTCCTGGTGTGCTGAGTCCTGTCTCTCCCAACTTTTTCTAAATGTCCGGCCCAGTTGTCTTCCTTTTTTGCTGTCGTCGGTTTCACCAATTTAGTCTATACCCACCACCCAGCTAATATGCACACTGTGGACGCTCCTCGCATGTTGGGACAAACTCtacttactgtagcttAATTAGACGTTATGGTCTCGGTCCTAACAATTAGGCAAGGTTGGGGGGTTGGGAGAAATGGATCTGCCAAAAACATCTGCCCGGTCGCTCAGGCCAAAGAGAACGGAAGGGTCAAAGAGGGGCTTCAACACAAGCTGTTGGCCACTAACAGAAAATATTTCTACTCACAAGACAACATTACACGGTGCCGTAGTATAAACTACAGTaagactacagtacttgtactctcACACATCCTAAATCATGCATGTTGCAATGGAATACCAAAAACGACCGAACATCACAAGGTATGTACCGTAGTGGTAGCTACGTTCAGTGTCGCTCTTTTGTCATTGTCTCTCCATCAAAATAAAACACGAGTCAGGCTATCGTGAAGGCTAATCCGCTGGTTGCATTTGCATTTGCATTTGAATTGGATGCTATTGGATCCTGGCGTATAACTGTCCCCCCTCCTGACAGGTGGAATCCCCATATTCCATGGGGCTCACGTCTTGGCACAAGTCGCGCACCAcgaaaaataaaataccCCAccttgtacgatacatcAAGCATCGACCTACCgaatctacagtatgtacttgtatcataTTGTGCCTGCCCACTGTAGAACACCACACACAGAAGCCGCTGTACCCCCTCCTCCGTGCAAAGCCTTACTGCACCGTTCAAGTAGCTCTACAGGGTAGCTCGTATCCATAAGTATGTCATAATTTTCAATAGCAGAAGGCGGTTATCAGGTATCCCACGTCCCCAATCAAGATTTCATAGCTGACATTCTATGACTTGTCGAGGCACTAATAAGACTGCTAACTGGCTCTAAGATAACTCTTGTCCTTGTGTGCCTCGTATAATACCTGTAACTGGCGAATATTACAACTctagctacagtagtctgGTTTCAGCACACATAAGTTCCACAAGTACGATGGTTGTCACATTCGATTGTGTAATACGATATGTACATTTACGTCGATTGAAACaatatctacagtacacatGAGACACAAGGCTTGCCTATTTGACTCCACACAACCTTATCTCGATTGTCTGATTTGGCATGTGCCTTTTTTCAGTCAACTACCGCTTTAATAATAGCTCCCCAAAAATGCAGACTTGTCTTTCTTCGCCTGTCGAGACTTTTTGACTCGTCCTGCTGATActgccttcttctgcttgggGTTGACGGGCTCGATACGGTACAGAacctgctccttgaccGTGGTGAAGATGCGCATCTCTTGCAGTGCGGCACAGCCTTCGTCGATGCCGGTCCAGTTGTCAATCTTCAGACTGTCGGCGCTCTTAGCATCCTTGCTAGTGGCGATCAGCAATTCGGTAGGCATCTTTTCTGTTACGCATCTAGCGGCAGCCTCGAGCGTATCAGGTGCCAAACGTAAGGCCCAGACCTTTCCGGCAACGTAGCCTATCTGCAACACCTTCCACGTGTCTCTGTGGCCCACCCCCTGCAcctgctccagaaccagTTTCTCGTCACGCCGAGTGATAATCATGGAGTCGCAGTGGTAGTTGAAGTAGTCTTCGACCTTAGCAGGTTCATCTTCACCGCTAGACTCAGCTGACTCCTCGGAGGTGGCCGCAACAACTTCAGCAGCGACCTTGTCTTCTTTAGCGATGTGGGTCACCAAAATCTCCAGTAGCTTCTTGGTGCAGTGAGGATCTACCTTGTAGGAGAGATTGAAAAAGACCCTTTTCAGATTCAGGGTGCCGTTGCTGACATATGAGCTCAGATATCGTTTCTGAACTGCCTCATTATGAGCCTCCAACACCCCAATGACTAGATCCCGTTCTAACAGAGGATCCAAGTACCgtgtctcctccaaacagTCCACCACGTCGTATAGAAGAGAGTTTCGGTGCTCCGTCTGAAATTGTTTGAAGAACCGTCTAAAGCCGTTAGCCTGGCTAGGACGATCGTCGTACACTGTAATCTCCTGGCAGCCTGAGTAGTATGTCAGCAGATCCTTCATGACCTCAATTTTGAATGCCAGCGTGTTTTCTGCGTCTCCCTTGCGCAGCACAATGGCATGAAATGGTAGCTTCTTCGCCGTCACCATGGCTGTGATGGAAATAACAAACTTCGTCATCTTCCTGCCTGTTAGAAGAATGTTGAGACTGCTTGGATCCTCGCTAGCCAAGCGGACCAGATCCACCACGTTTTCATTCCACCAGCCCTCCCAAGCTCTTCTTTGTTCCTTCTCAAATCCCTCTCCGGTAGCTAAGAGAAATCGTGGGTCGGCCCACCAGCCGCCAAGATGGATACCACTGCTGCTCTGCAACATAGCTACCGTCTTTCCGTAGAAGAGAGACGGGTTGGGCAGTGGCGTCTTGAACAGAGTATTGTCGAAATCAAAGATGTTAATGCGCTGGATCTGAGAAATAGCAGGACGAGGGCGCCCTGCCGTGTCCCATACATCCAGAGGGTTTCTTTCCATTGTGTAAGGTTGATGTGAATGGGTGTGAATGGGTGTTAAAAACGAATGCGGGTGGGTGATTGGTGCAGTCCATGTAGTGATGGGTATAGTCTGTTGTTGTATCAGTTAGTACTGTAGTTTCAGTGCTGGCGGCGTCAAAAACCGTCTGTGTAATGTCCCCGAAGTCAGTCGTGCTTGGTGATAATTATCAGGGTCATAGGTGTTGAAGTAATATCCGGTAGGGTAATACCTGACTCACCTCACAATGATGAGAGGTAATCACATAGTGATGGGAGGACCCAGCTTggtcgtagacgagatgtccatcctgtagatagctttatccactgatctagaatctctttctggtgaatgagcaagcacacaccagTCAGAACGTGGTGTCCctatatattttttttctgcatatacattcatttaattataactttgctgtgaaagaataacctttgaaatgaatgtacgcttgcacgaatattactaattaaacacgtttagtgtcatggtccaacttggcacgtacctATCTCATGAGTCGACACAAGACgctgctgaagaagacTATGCGATTGAAGAAGACGGTTAAAGCGAAGTTGTaaaacaaccacagcaTCAAGCTGCCATAGAccattgtacagtatgtactgtagcaacCATTGTACTCGTAAATACATAGTGCAGTAAATACAATGAGGTCAATAACAATAATCCATTAAAACATATATAAACAAAAATCCTCCTTTAATCTCCTCTAATATTCCTTCTAAATCCTCCACGAGAGATCCAGCAACTTACTGCTTGGACTCATAAGACTCCCagttgttgatgatgcTCTTGACCTTCTCGGAACCGGTGAGCTTGTAAACCTCTTCAAAGTACTCCTTGGTGATCTCAAAGGGCTTGGCAGTGAGGTTGGGGATGTACTTGCCAATGAGGTTGGCAGGTTTGACAGCGTTCTTGGGCACCTTCTTCACCAGGAAGTTTTGGAAGGGCTTGACACCATTTCGCAGGTACGAAGAGTGGAAAGGCACAGAGATGCCCTTGAGAGGGATCACGGCAAAGCCTCGTTCCAGCTCAATGGGCTGAGGCTTAGCAACGGActtcttggccacctcGGTGACGATCTCAGAAAGGtgctccttgaccttctccagagGCAGAGACTCGAGCAGCTTGTCAAtgttgatcttctcgagtTTGAGCACGTTGAGCACATTGGTGAGGGTGTCGAGAGCTCGCAGGTCACCGGCAGTCACGTACTGAGAGTTCTCAACGTTGTAGTTGACAATCTCAAGCAGCCACTTGGTCTGCTCGGAGATGTGGTCAACGACAAACCGAAGAGCAGCGTCGTTGAAGGTGGTAGAGATTCGAGAGGGGTTGACAGCGCACATACCGTAATTGGACCGACCCTGGGCATCTCGGGGAACAGCAACCTGCATAGTCATACCTCGGTAGAAGacgacatcaacaagaGACTCGATGGGCatgacatcaccaagagAAGCAAGAGCGGAGTACTCACCAAGGGAGTGACCAGCAAAGGTTGCATCCACGGGGACAAGACCCTTAGCCTTCATGTCCTCAAAGGACGCCTTCTCCATGAGGGTCAGAGCGGGCTGAGTGAACTGGGTAGCAGAAAGCAGACCGGTGGGGGACTTGAAGGTGAAAGAGTCGGTGGtctcgtcaatctccttgaagATCTTCTCGGAAATGAGGTTGCCGGTCTTCTCATCAATGGTCTCGAACATCATAGAGATATAGTTGTCTCGGATCTTCTTACCCTTGGGGCCTCCAAAATGAAtatccagctccttggggtTCTCCACAACGatcttgatgatggagaaaCCGTAGTTCTGCAAGAAGTGCTCGTCAGCCTTGTCCCAgaccttcttggccacctcGGAAGAGGCGTACAGGTCCATACCCATGCCCTGCTCCTGAGAGCCCTGGCCAGTAAAGAcaaaggtggagatgggctGCTCGACCTCAGCCTCGCCAGACAGAACAACAGCCTCGGTCTCCCGGTTGGTGGAGGTAACCTTGATGATCTTTCGACCGTTGATCATGCCAACGTGCTCCAGTCGAGTCACAATCTCGTCGTTGGGCAAAACCATGCCCTGGAACTGACAGGAGAAGGCTCGAACTCGAGACACATTGTTCTCGGCAGCCCAGACCTCAATCAGAGAtcgaacagcagcagaagagtACATACCGTGGGTGATGGTTCCAGGAAGGGATGCATAGGAAGCAAAGGCTCGAGACACGTGGATGGGATTGTAGTCACCGGACACACCAGCGTAGGGCTCGttggaagaaggagcctTGAAGGAGAGAAGATCATCTGCCTTGGACAGAGGGATGGGCTTCTCAAACTCAACAGGCTGCTCAATGGTGGTTCCATTTCGCTCCAGGTAATCAATGACGGGATTGCCATGAGACTCGCCAGCCTGGTAGTTAACAGTGGCAATCTCAATGACCTCCTTGGAGGGCAGCTCCATCAATACCTTACCGGTGGTGTGcacagaagagaagacgGTCTcattcttgtacttgatgAATGACGAGTTTCGGAACACAATGGTCTTGCCCTCGAGGTCCTTGGTATCGTCGCCATTGTACTCAAACCACTCCTTGGAGCAGAGAATGGCCACGgccttggcgtccttgagGGTCAGTTGCATGGGTACCTCCTCTCGTCGCTCAAAAGTGTTCTGGAAGTCGGAGAATTCGCCTCGGTAGAAGAATTCGGAAACAACCTCCATGACAGGCTTGCCGTCTCGGGTGAGAAGACCTCGAACAGCAACAGTCTTGCCGGTAGCGGAGTTCTTGACAGTGTCGATCTTGGCAGTGGCGGAAACAACATCACCCATCTGCAGAGGGTCGGCGCCAGGCATCATCTTGAAGCCGTTGGACAGATGTACCAGACGCAGAATGTCAGCATCAATTGCTCGGGGAAAGATTGCCTTGATAATGGCCTTCCAGCCCAAAACAATGGCAAAGTCCATGGGAGCGAAGACAGTACCAGCAGAGGTAGATCGACCAACAAAGGCCTCGCCCTTGTTGCCAACAGCGTGGACAAAGTCGGCAATGGCCTTGCCAGAGATGGTAACGTCATCGCCAATGATTTCCTCGGTGATGTCGGTGTCAATCTCAAACTTGGAGTCCTGGCCAAACCACAGCTTCCAGTAGAACTCCTTGATTCGGGTGTTCCTGTCGGTCATAACCTCAACAATGGGAGCGTAGCCAATCTGGGGCTGGTACTTGAATTCCAGAGGAAGAGCAACGGGGACTCGGTCAACGCCACGCGCTTCGATCAGCTGCAGCGAAATGACGTCTCCGGCACCCTTTcgcagctccagcaccttggtGACCTTGCCGTTGATGGGCTCGAAAGCAGAGATGACGGTGTTCTCGGGCTCATCAGGGTGCTCAATCTCAACCTGCAAACCTGCGATGGGCTCCAGAAGTCGATGCAGAGGGTTGGAGATCATCTTGGTGGTCTGCACAATGGTGTCAGTGGACAGGAAGACCTGTCGCCAAGAGTTCTTGTCACCGGCCAGCAGAGAGAACCAATCTGCAGCAGAAGGCAGAGCAGAGGTGCCGGTCTCAATCTTGAACAcggtcttgttgaggtcATCAAGAACCATGACAGAGTCGAGAGCAACGTCACCGAAGTTCTGAGCAGGCTTTCCACCAAAGCATTCGACCTGGGGGATGTTGGCCATGTTGCCAGCGTACTCGCCAtcctcaagcagctgcttgatgTGACCTTCGTGCATGGAGTCgagaatctccttgacggGCTCGTTGACAATCTTGGAGTGCTTGACAGCAACGGGACCCTGAAGAATACAGATTCGTCCAACGTCTTCGTCCACAACAGCTGCGAGGTCCTCGCACTGCCACAGAgagtccttcttgaagaagaactcAAAGTTGTCATCCAGAACAGGGATGAAGGGCACGGGCTTCTGCATGGGGTTGAGACACAGCATGAGG includes:
- a CDS encoding uncharacterized protein (Compare to YALI0B15059g, uniprot|P34229 Yarrowia lipolytica Fatty acid synthase subunit beta (EC 2.3.1.86), similar to Saccharomyces cerevisiae FAS1 (YKL182W); ancestral locus Anc_4.280), giving the protein MYPTTGVNTPQSAASLRPLVLSHGQTEHSLLVPTSLYINCTTLRDQFYASLPPATEDKADDDEPSSSTELLAAFLGFTAKTVEEEPGPYDDVLSLVLNEFETRYLRGNDIHAVASSLLQDEDVPTTVGKIKRVIRAYYAARIACNRPIKAHSSALFRAASEDSDNVSLYAIFGGQGNTEDYFEELREIYDIYQGLVGDFIRECGAQLLALSRDHIAAEKIYTKGFDIVKWLEHPETIPDFEYLISAPISVPIIGVIQLAHYAVTCRVLGLNPGQVRDNLKGATGHSQGLITAIAISASDSWDEFYNSASRILKIFFFIGVRVQQAYPSTFLPPSTLEDSVKQGEGKPTPMLSIRDLSLNQVQEFVDATNLHLPEDKQIVVSLINGPRNVVVTGPPQSLYGLCLVLRKQKAETGLDQSRVPHSQRKLKFTHRFLPITSPFHSYLLEKSTDLIINDLESSGVEFVSSELKVPVYDTFDGSVLSQLPKGIVSRLVNLITHLPVKWEKATQFQASHIVDFGPGGASGLGLLTHKNKDGTGVRTILAGVIDQPLEFGFKQELFDRQESSIVFAQNWAKEFSPKLVKISSTNEVYVDTKFSRLTGRAPIMVAGMTPTTVNPKFVAATMNSGYHIELGGGGYFAPGMMTKALEHIEKNTPPGSGITINLIYVNPRLIQWGIPLIQELRQKGFPIEGLTIGAGVPSLEVANEWIQDLGVKHIAFKPGSIEAISSVIRIAKANPDFPIILQWTGGRGGGHHSFEDFHAPILQMYSKIRRCSNIVLIAGSGFGASTDSYPYLTGSWSRDFDYPPMPFDGILVGSRVMVAKEAFTSLGAKQLIVDSPGVEDSEWEKTYDKPTGGVITVLSEMGEPIHKLATRGVLFWHEMDKTVFSLPKKKRLEVLKSKRAYIIKRLNDDFQKTWFAKNAQGQVCDLEDLTYAEVIQRLVDLMYVKKESRWIDVTLRNLAGTFIRRVEERFSTETGASSVLQSFSELDSEPEKVVERVFELFPASTTQIINAQDKDHFLMLCLNPMQKPVPFIPVLDDNFEFFFKKDSLWQCEDLAAVVDEDVGRICILQGPVAVKHSKIVNEPVKEILDSMHEGHIKQLLEDGEYAGNMANIPQVECFGGKPAQNFGDVALDSVMVLDDLNKTVFKIETGTSALPSAADWFSLLAGDKNSWRQVFLSTDTIVQTTKMISNPLHRLLEPIAGLQVEIEHPDEPENTVISAFEPINGKVTKVLELRKGAGDVISLQLIEARGVDRVPVALPLEFKYQPQIGYAPIVEVMTDRNTRIKEFYWKLWFGQDSKFEIDTDITEEIIGDDVTISGKAIADFVHAVGNKGEAFVGRSTSAGTVFAPMDFAIVLGWKAIIKAIFPRAIDADILRLVHLSNGFKMMPGADPLQMGDVVSATAKIDTVKNSATGKTVAVRGLLTRDGKPVMEVVSEFFYRGEFSDFQNTFERREEVPMQLTLKDAKAVAILCSKEWFEYNGDDTKDLEGKTIVFRNSSFIKYKNETVFSSVHTTGKVLMELPSKEVIEIATVNYQAGESHGNPVIDYLERNGTTIEQPVEFEKPIPLSKADDLLSFKAPSSNEPYAGVSGDYNPIHVSRAFASYASLPGTITHGMYSSAAVRSLIEVWAAENNVSRVRAFSCQFQGMVLPNDEIVTRLEHVGMINGRKIIKVTSTNRETEAVVLSGEAEVEQPISTFVFTGQGSQEQGMGMDLYASSEVAKKVWDKADEHFLQNYGFSIIKIVVENPKELDIHFGGPKGKKIRDNYISMMFETIDEKTGNLISEKIFKEIDETTDSFTFKSPTGLLSATQFTQPALTLMEKASFEDMKAKGLVPVDATFAGHSLGEYSALASLGDVMPIESLVDVVFYRGMTMQVAVPRDAQGRSNYGMCAVNPSRISTTFNDAALRFVVDHISEQTKWLLEIVNYNVENSQYVTAGDLRALDTLTNVLNVLKLEKINIDKLLESLPLEKVKEHLSEIVTEVAKKSVAKPQPIELERGFAVIPLKGISVPFHSSYLRNGVKPFQNFLVKKVPKNAVKPANLIGKYIPNLTAKPFEITKEYFEEVYKLTGSEKVKSIINNWESYESKQ
- a CDS encoding uncharacterized protein (Compare to YALI0B15037g, similar to Saccharomyces cerevisiae YMR265C; ancestral locus Anc_8.818, some similarities with uniprot|Q9USS8 Schizosaccharomyces pombe Hypothetical 52.3 kDa) translates to MERNPLDVWDTAGRPRPAISQIQRINIFDFDNTLFKTPLPNPSLFYGKTVAMLQSSSGIHLGGWWADPRFLLATGEGFEKEQRRAWEGWWNENVVDLVRLASEDPSSLNILLTGRKMTKFVISITAMVTAKKLPFHAIVLRKGDAENTLAFKIEVMKDLLTYYSGCQEITVYDDRPSQANGFRRFFKQFQTEHRNSLLYDVVDCLEETRYLDPLLERDLVIGVLEAHNEAVQKRYLSSYVSNGTLNLKRVFFNLSYKVDPHCTKKLLEILVTHIAKEDKVAAEVVAATSEESAESSGEDEPAKVEDYFNYHCDSMIITRRDEKLVLEQVQGVGHRDTWKVLQIGYVAGKVWALRLAPDTLEAAARCVTEKMPTELLIATSKDAKSADSLKIDNWTGIDEGCAALQEMRIFTTVKEQVLYRIEPVNPKQKKAVSAGRVKKSRQAKKDKSAFLGSYY